A single genomic interval of Oxyura jamaicensis isolate SHBP4307 breed ruddy duck chromosome 26, BPBGC_Ojam_1.0, whole genome shotgun sequence harbors:
- the LOC118178567 gene encoding patatin-like phospholipase domain-containing protein 1 isoform X2 — protein sequence MPFFQVEIHLRKYITNKCFVLALDELQKQFISGDIYSFKGLLSTRGKILHILKDALNKFLPVNAHQLVSGKLHVILTRVRDWRSVTVSEFATKEDLIQALLCSCFVPLCFGFLPPLYHGVRYVDGELGMWKANFTSQTMITVSAFAGEYDICPKDCPAAFFNFQISDCILQISKKNIYRFLCIFLCPTKQVCNQFYDDGYRDTVTFLKNLSLFGINYLAEDLKLPLDKELCQKGEGTLHRKLEARILHSRATDTEDITKENILGIQAAHEVEEEDPQHPLQPPERALPATEDFS from the exons ATGCCCTTTTTCCAAGTGGAAATACATTTGAGAAAGTACATAACtaataaatgctttgttttggctTTAGATGAGTTGCAGAAGCAGTTCATCAGTGGTGATATATACAGTTTCAAAGGGCTTTTATCCACTCGAGGGAAAATCCTTCACATCCTAAAGGATGCCTTAAATAAATTTCTGCCTGTGAATGCCCACCAGCTGGTATCTGGGAAACTGCATGTTATCCTCACCCGCGTGCGTGACTGGAGAAGCGTGACAGTTTCGGAGTTTGCCACAAAGGAGGACCTCATTCAG GCCCTGTTATGCAGCTGCTTCGTCCCTTTGTGTTTTGgctttctccctcctctgtACCATGGGGTG CGTTATGTTGATGGGGAACTCGGCATGTGGAAGGCCAACTTCACATCCCAGACTATGATCACCGTGTCTGCTTTCGCTGGCGAATATGACATCTGTCCCAAAGATTGCCCAGCTGCCTTCTTCAATTTCCAAATCTCTGATTGTATTTTACagatatcaaaaaaaaacatctaccGTTTCCTGTGTATTTTCCTGTGTCCCACAAAGCAA GTTTGTAACCAGTTTTATGACGATGGCTACCGGGACACAGTCACCTTCTTAAAAAACCTGA GTTTATTTGGTATAAATTATCTTGCTGAGGACTTAAAGCTTCCATTGGACAAGGAATTGTGTCAGAAAGGTGAAGGGACCCTGCACAGGAAGCTGGAAGCAAGAATACTTCACTCCAGGGCCACAGACACTGAGGACATCACCAAAGAGAACATACTAGGCATCCAGGCAGCACATGAAGTAGAGGAGGAAGACCCACAACACCCTTTGCAACCACCAGAAAG GGCCTTGCCAGCTACAGAAGATTTTTCCTAA
- the LOC118178567 gene encoding patatin-like phospholipase domain-containing protein 1 isoform X1: MPFFQVEIHLRKYITNKCFVLALDELQKQFISGDIYSFKGLLSTRGKILHILKDALNKFLPVNAHQLVSGKLHVILTRVRDWRSVTVSEFATKEDLIQALLCSCFVPLCFGFLPPLYHGVRYVDGELGMWKANFTSQTMITVSAFAGEYDICPKDCPAAFFNFQISDCILQISKKNIYRFLCIFLCPTKQVCNQFYDDGYRDTVTFLKNLSLFGINYLAEDLKLPLDKELCQKGEGTLHRKLEARILHSRATDTEDITKENILGIQAAHEVEEEDPQHPLQPPERLRELKTSGKGEIPLSGY; encoded by the exons ATGCCCTTTTTCCAAGTGGAAATACATTTGAGAAAGTACATAACtaataaatgctttgttttggctTTAGATGAGTTGCAGAAGCAGTTCATCAGTGGTGATATATACAGTTTCAAAGGGCTTTTATCCACTCGAGGGAAAATCCTTCACATCCTAAAGGATGCCTTAAATAAATTTCTGCCTGTGAATGCCCACCAGCTGGTATCTGGGAAACTGCATGTTATCCTCACCCGCGTGCGTGACTGGAGAAGCGTGACAGTTTCGGAGTTTGCCACAAAGGAGGACCTCATTCAG GCCCTGTTATGCAGCTGCTTCGTCCCTTTGTGTTTTGgctttctccctcctctgtACCATGGGGTG CGTTATGTTGATGGGGAACTCGGCATGTGGAAGGCCAACTTCACATCCCAGACTATGATCACCGTGTCTGCTTTCGCTGGCGAATATGACATCTGTCCCAAAGATTGCCCAGCTGCCTTCTTCAATTTCCAAATCTCTGATTGTATTTTACagatatcaaaaaaaaacatctaccGTTTCCTGTGTATTTTCCTGTGTCCCACAAAGCAA GTTTGTAACCAGTTTTATGACGATGGCTACCGGGACACAGTCACCTTCTTAAAAAACCTGA GTTTATTTGGTATAAATTATCTTGCTGAGGACTTAAAGCTTCCATTGGACAAGGAATTGTGTCAGAAAGGTGAAGGGACCCTGCACAGGAAGCTGGAAGCAAGAATACTTCACTCCAGGGCCACAGACACTGAGGACATCACCAAAGAGAACATACTAGGCATCCAGGCAGCACATGAAGTAGAGGAGGAAGACCCACAACACCCTTTGCAACCACCAGAAAG GCTCCGCGAGCTGAAAACATCTGGAAAGGGAGAGATTCCCCTCAGTGGTTATTAG
- the LOC118178698 gene encoding apoptosis facilitator Bcl-2-like protein 14 isoform X1: MSRRTEILMESKVQALAADQQPWDAGQQPLRTILSLDRQGAKKVLEIYVRRSLSCCENSQAAKERLQEGARRRARKAVRLQRSESDFCKYSCAKLSLKKDQEEAPKVLELEQALFEESKASAPGEASKEELETKKKSTKISSQGKTQRTWFKSFLNFLFKKSPEDQKENAGQKAKEKDAKTPYSSKTEGARKPRADSSMSPTLGKAPRRRPSLKRVFSFKKYTEEERSEAGARAKRPSCLPLWHVQAPAPPAEAEQPDGYYTRVSEEIGLIVQGSESQSSRERGDEQLPRSGGADGVDDAIRKIVALLQSAGDELDRKVKEDARLQMFFRDMSYSSFKNLADAYVRKEMTASRPNVNPQEIQFAFAVHLTAKVAGICNQAVNRIMGFGTRYLEDSFAPLSYSKILQQDRTKFSTDNCESPD; encoded by the exons CAAGGTGCAGGCTCTGGCTGCAGACCAGCAGCCATGGGACGCAGGGCAACAGCCACTGAGGACCATCCTCTCACTGGACAGGCAAGGGGCCAAGAAGGTGCTGGAGATCTATGTCAGGCGCTCATTGAGCTGCTGCGAGAACTCACAGGCGGCAAAGGAAAGGCTTCAAGAAGGAGCCAGAAGGCGAGCGAGGAAGGCAGTCAGGCTGCAAAGGTCAGAGAGTGACTTCTGCAAGTATTCATGTGCCAAGCTCAGCCTGAAGAAGGACCAGGAAGAGGCACCcaaggtgctggagctggaacaggcTCTGTTTGAGGAGAGCAAAGCATCAGCTCCTGGAGAGGCTTCTAAGGAGGAACTGGAGACcaagaagaaaagcacaaaaatctCCTCCCAGGGCAAAACCCAGCGCACCTGGTTCAAAAGCTTCTTAAATTTCCTCTTTAAGAAGAGCCCTGAGgaccagaaggaaaatgcaggacagaaagcaaaggaaaaagatgccAAAACTCCTTACAGCAGTAAAACAGAAGGAGCCAGGAAACCCAGAGCTGACTCAAGCATGTCCCCAACACTGGGCAAAGCTCCCAGGAGGAGACCCAGCCTCAAGAGggttttctcctttaaaaagtacACAGAGGAGGAGCGGAGTGAGGCAGGGGCGAGGGCCAAGcgccccagctgcctgcccctgTGGCATGTCCAGGCACCAGCCCCCCCAG cagaggcagagcagccgGATGGTTACTACACGCGGGTCTCAGAGGAGATTGGGCTGATCGTGCAAGGCAGCGAgagccagagcagcagggagcgtGGGGACGAGCAGCTGCCGAGGTCAGGCGGTGCCGATGGGGTTG ATGATGCCATCAGGAAAATCGTGGCCCTGCTCCAGAGTGCCGGAGATGAGCTGGACAGGAAG GTGAAGGAAGATGCACGGCTGCAGATGTTCTTCAGAGACATGTCCTACAGCTCCTTCAAGAACCTGGCTGATGCCTACGTCCGCAAGGAGATGACAGCCAGCAGGCCCAACGTCAACCCCCAAGAAATCCAGTTTGCCTTTGCAGTACACCTCACCGCCAAGGTGGCCGGCATCTGTAACCAGGCAGTGAACAGGATCATGGGCTTTGGCACGCGCTATCTGGAAGACTCATTTGCACCCCTGTCCTACAGCAAGATCCTTCAG CAGGACAGAACAAAGTTCAGCACAGACAATTGTGAGAGCCCGGACTGA
- the LOC118178698 gene encoding apoptosis facilitator Bcl-2-like protein 14 isoform X2, with protein sequence MSRRTEILMESKVQALAADQQPWDAGQQPLRTILSLDRQGAKKVLEIYVRRSLSCCENSQAAKERLQEGARRRARKAVRLQRSESDFCKYSCAKLSLKKDQEEAPKVLELEQALFEESKASAPGEASKEELETKKKSTKISSQGKTQRTWFKSFLNFLFKKSPEDQKENAGQKAKEKDAKTPYSSKTEGARKPRADSSMSPTLGKAPRRRPSLKRVFSFKKYTEEERSEAGARAKRPSCLPLWHVQAPAPPAEAEQPDGYYTRVSEEIGLIVQGSESQSSRERGDEQLPRSGGADGVDDAIRKIVALLQSAGDELDRKVKEDARLQMFFRDMSYSSFKNLADAYVRKEMTASRPNVNPQEIQFAFAVHLTAKVAGICNQAVNRIMGFGTRYLEDSFAPLSYSKILQDRTKFSTDNCESPD encoded by the exons CAAGGTGCAGGCTCTGGCTGCAGACCAGCAGCCATGGGACGCAGGGCAACAGCCACTGAGGACCATCCTCTCACTGGACAGGCAAGGGGCCAAGAAGGTGCTGGAGATCTATGTCAGGCGCTCATTGAGCTGCTGCGAGAACTCACAGGCGGCAAAGGAAAGGCTTCAAGAAGGAGCCAGAAGGCGAGCGAGGAAGGCAGTCAGGCTGCAAAGGTCAGAGAGTGACTTCTGCAAGTATTCATGTGCCAAGCTCAGCCTGAAGAAGGACCAGGAAGAGGCACCcaaggtgctggagctggaacaggcTCTGTTTGAGGAGAGCAAAGCATCAGCTCCTGGAGAGGCTTCTAAGGAGGAACTGGAGACcaagaagaaaagcacaaaaatctCCTCCCAGGGCAAAACCCAGCGCACCTGGTTCAAAAGCTTCTTAAATTTCCTCTTTAAGAAGAGCCCTGAGgaccagaaggaaaatgcaggacagaaagcaaaggaaaaagatgccAAAACTCCTTACAGCAGTAAAACAGAAGGAGCCAGGAAACCCAGAGCTGACTCAAGCATGTCCCCAACACTGGGCAAAGCTCCCAGGAGGAGACCCAGCCTCAAGAGggttttctcctttaaaaagtacACAGAGGAGGAGCGGAGTGAGGCAGGGGCGAGGGCCAAGcgccccagctgcctgcccctgTGGCATGTCCAGGCACCAGCCCCCCCAG cagaggcagagcagccgGATGGTTACTACACGCGGGTCTCAGAGGAGATTGGGCTGATCGTGCAAGGCAGCGAgagccagagcagcagggagcgtGGGGACGAGCAGCTGCCGAGGTCAGGCGGTGCCGATGGGGTTG ATGATGCCATCAGGAAAATCGTGGCCCTGCTCCAGAGTGCCGGAGATGAGCTGGACAGGAAG GTGAAGGAAGATGCACGGCTGCAGATGTTCTTCAGAGACATGTCCTACAGCTCCTTCAAGAACCTGGCTGATGCCTACGTCCGCAAGGAGATGACAGCCAGCAGGCCCAACGTCAACCCCCAAGAAATCCAGTTTGCCTTTGCAGTACACCTCACCGCCAAGGTGGCCGGCATCTGTAACCAGGCAGTGAACAGGATCATGGGCTTTGGCACGCGCTATCTGGAAGACTCATTTGCACCCCTGTCCTACAGCAAGATCCTTCAG GACAGAACAAAGTTCAGCACAGACAATTGTGAGAGCCCGGACTGA
- the PNPLA1 gene encoding patatin-like phospholipase domain-containing protein 1, translating into MTVEDLRASSTPFSLSFSGSGFLALYQVGVVQSLLELAPELLKSACKVYGSSAGSLIAAAVVCGISLDDLKEFFFATAKEARKTILGPLSPKCSLLANIRAVLQRRLPEDSYQVASGRLHISLTRVVDGQNVMVSEFSSKEELIQALLCSCFLPIYCGFIPPSYRGVRYVDGGFTGLQPVSSLEEAVITVSPFTGELDICPRDCPAIFYCFQIFNGSIQISVENLCRISYALFPPSTMILNDIFSQGYQDTALFLCRNNAFGFNYFDGNFRFASMCGKSDFPQPNGMLNSLGKRVPQYLVPHFLPGLARWKKQEMFRLQDPLSKVLLQPYKLPAFLKKGLKQLWKLLEDIVTLAKHFQKLLQTVVPGLPKRAMARG; encoded by the exons ATGACTGTGGAGGATCTGCGGGCTTCGAGCACCCCTTTCTCGCTATCCTTTTCAGGCAGTGGCTTTCTTGCCCTGTACCAGGTTGGGGTGGTGCAGTCCCTCCTGGAGCTGGCTCCTGAGCTGCTCAAATCCGCCTGCAAGGTCTATGGCTCATCTGCTGGCTCACTCATCGCTGCCGCCGTGGTGTGTGGCATCAGCCTCG ATGACCTAAaggaatttttctttgcaactgCCAAGGAAGCCAGGAAAACCATTCTGGGCCCTCTCTCTCCCAAGTGCAGCTTGCTGGCAAATATCAGGGCTGTTTTGCAGCGGAGGCTGCCAGAGGACTCCTACCAGGTGGCTTCGGGGCGGCTGCACATCTCACTCACGCGTGTGGTGGACGGACAAAACGTCATGGTCTCTGAGTTCAGCTCGAAGGAGGAGCTCATTCAG gctctcctctgcagctgctttcttcCTATCTACTGTGGGTTCATCCCTCCATCCTACCGAGGTGTG CGATATGTTGATGGAGGATTCACAGGTCTGCAGCCTGTCTCCAGCTTGGAGGAAGCCGTGATCACTGTGTCCCCATTCACGGGAGAGCTCGATATCTGTCCACGGGACTGTCCCGCCATCTTCTACTGTTTCCAGATCTTTAATGGCAGCATTCAGATCTCAGTAGAAAACCTGTGCAGGATCAGCTATGCCCTCTTTCCGCCTAGCACCATG ATCTTGAACGACATTTTTTCCCAAGGGTACCAGGACACTGCCCTTTTCCTGTGTAGGAACA ATGCCTTTGGCTTTAACTACTTTGACGGCAATTTCCGCTTTGCCAGCATGTGTGGGAAGAGTGACTTTCCACAGCCCAACGGGATGTTGAACAGCCTGGGCAAACGGGTGCCACAGTACCTGGTGCCACACTTCCTTCCAG GCCTGGCTCGGTGGAAGAAGCAGGAGATGTTCAGACTGCAGGATCCACTGTCAAAGGTCCTGTTGCAGCCATACAAGCTGCCGGCTTTTCTCAAGAAGGG gtTGAAGCAGCTGTGGAAGCTGCTGGAAGACATTGTCACCCTggcaaaacatttccagaagCTCCTCCAAACTGTGGTGCCTGGCTTGCCTAAGAGAGCCATGGCCAGGGG GTAA
- the LOC118178698 gene encoding apoptosis facilitator Bcl-2-like protein 14 isoform X3: protein MSRRTEILMESKVQALAADQQPWDAGQQPLRTILSLDRQGAKKVLEIYVRRSLSCCENSQAAKERLQEGARRRARKAVRLQRSESDFCKYSCAKLSLKKDQEEAPKVLELEQALFEESKASAPGEASKEELETKKKSTKISSQGKTQRTWFKSFLNFLFKKSPEDQKENAGQKAKEKDAKTPYSSKTEGARKPRADSSMSPTLGKAPRRRPSLKRVFSFKKYTEEERSEAGARAKRPSCLPLWHVQAPAPPEAEQPDGYYTRVSEEIGLIVQGSESQSSRERGDEQLPRSGGADGVDDAIRKIVALLQSAGDELDRKVKEDARLQMFFRDMSYSSFKNLADAYVRKEMTASRPNVNPQEIQFAFAVHLTAKVAGICNQAVNRIMGFGTRYLEDSFAPLSYSKILQQDRTKFSTDNCESPD, encoded by the exons CAAGGTGCAGGCTCTGGCTGCAGACCAGCAGCCATGGGACGCAGGGCAACAGCCACTGAGGACCATCCTCTCACTGGACAGGCAAGGGGCCAAGAAGGTGCTGGAGATCTATGTCAGGCGCTCATTGAGCTGCTGCGAGAACTCACAGGCGGCAAAGGAAAGGCTTCAAGAAGGAGCCAGAAGGCGAGCGAGGAAGGCAGTCAGGCTGCAAAGGTCAGAGAGTGACTTCTGCAAGTATTCATGTGCCAAGCTCAGCCTGAAGAAGGACCAGGAAGAGGCACCcaaggtgctggagctggaacaggcTCTGTTTGAGGAGAGCAAAGCATCAGCTCCTGGAGAGGCTTCTAAGGAGGAACTGGAGACcaagaagaaaagcacaaaaatctCCTCCCAGGGCAAAACCCAGCGCACCTGGTTCAAAAGCTTCTTAAATTTCCTCTTTAAGAAGAGCCCTGAGgaccagaaggaaaatgcaggacagaaagcaaaggaaaaagatgccAAAACTCCTTACAGCAGTAAAACAGAAGGAGCCAGGAAACCCAGAGCTGACTCAAGCATGTCCCCAACACTGGGCAAAGCTCCCAGGAGGAGACCCAGCCTCAAGAGggttttctcctttaaaaagtacACAGAGGAGGAGCGGAGTGAGGCAGGGGCGAGGGCCAAGcgccccagctgcctgcccctgTGGCATGTCCAGGCACCAGCCCCCCCAG aggcagagcagccgGATGGTTACTACACGCGGGTCTCAGAGGAGATTGGGCTGATCGTGCAAGGCAGCGAgagccagagcagcagggagcgtGGGGACGAGCAGCTGCCGAGGTCAGGCGGTGCCGATGGGGTTG ATGATGCCATCAGGAAAATCGTGGCCCTGCTCCAGAGTGCCGGAGATGAGCTGGACAGGAAG GTGAAGGAAGATGCACGGCTGCAGATGTTCTTCAGAGACATGTCCTACAGCTCCTTCAAGAACCTGGCTGATGCCTACGTCCGCAAGGAGATGACAGCCAGCAGGCCCAACGTCAACCCCCAAGAAATCCAGTTTGCCTTTGCAGTACACCTCACCGCCAAGGTGGCCGGCATCTGTAACCAGGCAGTGAACAGGATCATGGGCTTTGGCACGCGCTATCTGGAAGACTCATTTGCACCCCTGTCCTACAGCAAGATCCTTCAG CAGGACAGAACAAAGTTCAGCACAGACAATTGTGAGAGCCCGGACTGA